One Halomonas sp. M4R1S46 genomic window carries:
- a CDS encoding IS110 family transposase, with protein sequence MNITRVGVDIAKSVFHVHGVDRHDQVQWRGKYSRAKWLNAIVKRVPAGAEIGMEACASSHHWARELQARGYRVKLIAAQFVKPYVKSHKNDRVDAEAICEAMARPHMRFVAIKSVAQQDSQAAHRIREELIRQRTAKANQIRGLVGEYGLVAPAGIGQLRAALPRWLEEAENGLTDAFRVLLAGLAEDLRHLDDRITTVTAGIERQAKADPVAKRLLALQGVGPLTASALAGALGDGQAFRRGRDFAASLGLTPHQHSTGGKNRLLGISKRGDGYLRKLLVHGARSALRHVGSKEDDLSHWLRHLAERKHANVAVVALANKTARIAWAVTRHETSYEASLAAGPLA encoded by the coding sequence ATGAACATTACCCGGGTCGGCGTCGATATCGCAAAGTCCGTCTTCCACGTGCATGGCGTGGATCGCCATGACCAGGTCCAGTGGCGCGGAAAGTACTCCCGCGCCAAGTGGCTGAATGCGATCGTCAAGCGGGTCCCCGCCGGAGCCGAGATCGGCATGGAAGCCTGCGCCTCGTCTCACCACTGGGCTCGAGAGCTGCAGGCGCGCGGCTATCGCGTGAAGCTGATCGCAGCCCAGTTCGTGAAGCCCTACGTGAAGAGTCACAAGAACGACCGGGTCGACGCCGAAGCCATCTGTGAAGCCATGGCACGACCGCACATGCGCTTTGTGGCCATCAAGAGCGTTGCGCAGCAGGATAGCCAGGCCGCGCACCGCATCCGCGAAGAGCTGATTCGGCAGCGCACGGCCAAGGCCAACCAGATACGGGGGTTGGTGGGGGAGTATGGCTTGGTAGCCCCGGCCGGTATCGGCCAGCTGCGCGCCGCACTGCCCCGCTGGCTGGAAGAGGCGGAGAACGGGCTGACGGATGCCTTTCGTGTCCTGCTGGCCGGCCTCGCCGAGGACCTGCGTCACCTGGATGACCGTATCACCACGGTCACGGCGGGCATCGAGCGGCAGGCGAAGGCCGATCCCGTGGCGAAACGCCTGCTGGCGCTGCAGGGGGTCGGCCCACTGACGGCCAGTGCCCTGGCCGGCGCCTTGGGCGATGGCCAGGCCTTCCGTCGCGGACGCGACTTCGCCGCCTCGCTCGGCTTGACGCCGCATCAACATAGCACCGGTGGGAAAAACCGCCTCTTAGGCATCAGCAAGCGCGGCGACGGCTATCTGCGCAAGTTGCTGGTGCACGGGGCCCGGTCGGCCCTCCGCCACGTGGGCAGTAAGGAGGATGACCTGAGCCACTGGCTTAGGCACCTGGCCGAGCGCAAGCACGCCAATGTGGCGGTGGTGGCCCTGGCCAACAAGACGGCGCGCATTGCCTGGGCCGTCACTCGACATGAGACGTCCTATGAGGCCTCGTTGGCGGCCGGCCCGTTGGCATGA
- a CDS encoding ATP-grasp domain-containing protein yields the protein MAWNVFVVGHDDLSRRLLPTLRHAEDYAFHGLLPLNEVVHAQEYHFDRLVEDALDELQRFPDPVDAIVGVWDFPTTALLPVLRDAMGHRGPTLEAVLKCEHKYWSRLEQAKAVPECVPAFQALDPFDDHAIDTLEVDYPFWIKPVKAHSSQLGFHIGNEQQLREALPHIRRGIGKFGNPLSEVCTHLDLPDDVAGIGGHHCIVEAIISAGRQCTLEGYVQQGEVHLTGIVDSIRDTWHRSVLMRFEYPSSLPDPVQQRMVALSRRVMRHIGYDDAPFNIEFYHDDKSDRIWLLEINSRLSRSHAALFQLVDGAPHYQVMVDVALGMAPRMPHREGRYAIAAKQMLRVFQGGIVRRVPTAEEIRLVEAAYPGTLVELNVRNGMALESLLHQDSFSWELGVLFTGADSYQGLLERIRLCREGLPFVITPAAGEGA from the coding sequence ATGGCGTGGAATGTCTTCGTGGTCGGCCATGACGACCTGAGCCGACGCTTGCTGCCGACACTGCGACATGCCGAGGACTATGCATTTCATGGGCTGCTGCCCCTGAACGAGGTGGTCCACGCCCAGGAGTATCACTTCGATCGCCTGGTGGAGGATGCGCTGGACGAGCTGCAGCGCTTCCCCGACCCGGTGGATGCCATCGTGGGCGTCTGGGACTTTCCCACCACGGCGCTGCTGCCGGTGCTGCGTGATGCCATGGGCCATCGAGGCCCCACGCTGGAGGCGGTGCTGAAGTGCGAGCACAAGTACTGGAGTCGCCTGGAACAAGCGAAGGCGGTGCCGGAATGCGTGCCCGCCTTCCAGGCCCTGGACCCCTTCGACGACCATGCCATCGATACCCTCGAGGTGGACTACCCGTTCTGGATCAAGCCGGTCAAGGCCCACTCCTCCCAACTGGGGTTCCATATCGGCAACGAGCAGCAGCTTCGCGAGGCCCTGCCCCACATCCGCCGGGGGATCGGCAAGTTCGGCAACCCTCTGTCCGAGGTGTGCACCCACCTGGACCTGCCCGATGACGTCGCCGGCATCGGGGGGCACCACTGCATCGTCGAGGCGATCATCTCGGCCGGCCGTCAGTGCACGCTGGAGGGCTATGTGCAGCAGGGCGAGGTGCACCTGACCGGCATCGTCGACAGCATTCGCGATACCTGGCACCGATCCGTGCTGATGCGCTTCGAATACCCCTCCTCCCTGCCCGATCCGGTGCAGCAGCGGATGGTCGCGCTGAGTCGCCGGGTCATGCGCCATATCGGCTACGACGATGCACCCTTCAACATCGAGTTCTACCATGATGACAAGAGTGATCGCATCTGGCTGCTCGAGATCAACTCGCGGCTGTCCCGCTCCCATGCGGCGCTCTTCCAGCTGGTGGACGGGGCCCCGCACTACCAGGTGATGGTGGACGTGGCCCTGGGCATGGCGCCACGCATGCCCCACCGGGAAGGCCGCTACGCGATCGCCGCCAAGCAGATGCTACGGGTCTTCCAGGGCGGCATCGTGCGCCGAGTACCGACGGCGGAGGAAATCCGCCTGGTGGAGGCGGCCTATCCGGGGACCCTCGTCGAGCTCAATGTGCGCAACGGCATGGCCCTGGAGTCGCTGCTGCACCAGGATTCCTTCTCCTGGGAGCTGGGGGTGCTGTTCACCGGCGCCGACAGCTACCAGGGCCTGCTGGAGCGGATCCGGCTGTGCCGGGAGGGACTGCCGTTCGTCATCACGCCAGCCGCCGGGGAGGGCGCCTGA
- a CDS encoding winged helix-turn-helix domain-containing protein, producing MALSKTQSSFYRRLYVAHLIANGTASVPAIMDATGMPRRTAQDTLAALAELDIHCEFEPAPGQRHNIGHYVVRDWGPIDPAWVARHAGRLREALGYP from the coding sequence ATGGCACTCAGCAAGACGCAAAGCAGCTTCTACCGGCGCCTCTACGTGGCCCATCTGATCGCCAACGGCACCGCCAGCGTACCGGCCATCATGGACGCCACCGGCATGCCCCGGCGCACGGCCCAGGATACCCTGGCCGCCCTGGCGGAGCTGGACATCCACTGCGAGTTCGAGCCGGCACCGGGACAGCGCCACAACATCGGCCACTATGTGGTGCGCGACTGGGGCCCCATCGATCCCGCCTGGGTCGCTCGCCACGCCGGCCGACTGCGCGAGGCCCTCGGCTACCCCTGA
- a CDS encoding thioredoxin family protein, translated as MALTPSNMIDLGSPLPAFRLPDAEGHMVGSDDYPDQPLLVVFMCNHCPFVKHVADALADFAREYQARGLAVIGINSNDFRAHPDDRPEKMREEAEARGYTFPYLVDESQEVARAFEAACTPDFFLFDRDHRLAYRGQFDDSRPSKDVPVTGEDLRAAADAVLADRAPSPDQKPSMGCNIKWK; from the coding sequence ATGGCACTGACCCCCTCCAACATGATCGACCTGGGCAGCCCGCTGCCCGCCTTCCGCCTGCCCGATGCCGAGGGCCACATGGTGGGTAGCGACGACTACCCCGACCAGCCGCTGCTGGTGGTCTTCATGTGCAACCATTGTCCCTTCGTCAAGCACGTGGCCGACGCCCTGGCCGACTTCGCTCGGGAATACCAGGCCAGAGGACTCGCGGTGATCGGCATCAACAGCAACGACTTCCGGGCCCACCCGGACGACCGCCCGGAGAAGATGCGCGAGGAGGCCGAAGCGCGGGGCTATACCTTCCCCTACCTGGTCGACGAGAGCCAGGAGGTCGCCCGCGCCTTCGAGGCCGCCTGCACGCCCGACTTCTTCCTCTTCGACCGGGACCATCGCCTCGCCTACCGCGGCCAGTTCGACGACAGCCGCCCCAGCAAGGACGTCCCCGTGACCGGCGAGGACCTGCGGGCCGCCGCCGACGCCGTGCTGGCCGATCGCGCCCCGAGCCCCGACCAGAAGCCCTCCATGGGCTGCAACATCAAGTGGAAGTGA
- a CDS encoding NAD-dependent epimerase, with product MKILVTGNAGFIGFHVARRLLERGDSVVGVDAVNDYYDPTIKEARLTLLEETAARTGSAYVFLRQDLADQQIVNDAFREHRPERVIHLAAQAGVRYSLENPHAYVQSNVVAFTNILEACRHHRVQHLTYASTSSVYGANTRMPFSEHKSVNHPLQFYAATKKANELMAHSYSHLFGLPTTGLRFFTVYGPWGRPDMALFLFTRATLAGEPIQVFNYGNHTRDFTYIDDIVEGVIRASDDVARPNPEWDSDSPDPATSTAPYRIFNIGNSDPVHLSEYIEAIEEALGRKAIRELLPLQPGDVPATYADCRELEKTVGYKPATPVSEGVANFVAWYREFYQV from the coding sequence ATGAAGATCCTTGTCACCGGCAATGCCGGCTTTATCGGTTTTCACGTGGCCAGGCGCCTGCTGGAGCGGGGCGACAGCGTGGTCGGTGTCGATGCGGTCAACGACTACTACGATCCGACGATAAAGGAGGCGCGCCTGACGCTTCTGGAGGAGACCGCGGCGCGTACCGGTAGCGCCTATGTGTTCCTGCGGCAGGATCTGGCCGATCAGCAGATTGTGAACGATGCCTTCCGTGAGCACCGCCCCGAACGTGTGATCCATCTGGCCGCCCAGGCCGGGGTGCGATACTCACTGGAGAACCCCCACGCCTATGTACAGAGCAACGTGGTGGCTTTCACCAATATCCTGGAGGCGTGCCGGCATCACCGGGTGCAGCACCTGACCTACGCCAGCACCAGCAGCGTGTATGGCGCCAACACCAGGATGCCATTCTCGGAGCACAAGAGCGTCAACCATCCGCTGCAGTTCTACGCCGCCACCAAGAAGGCCAACGAGCTGATGGCGCACAGCTACAGCCACTTGTTTGGCCTGCCCACCACAGGGCTGCGATTCTTCACCGTGTATGGCCCCTGGGGGCGTCCGGACATGGCGCTATTCCTGTTCACCAGGGCCACGCTGGCCGGCGAGCCAATCCAGGTGTTCAACTACGGGAACCATACCCGCGACTTCACCTACATCGATGACATCGTCGAGGGCGTGATCCGCGCCAGCGACGACGTGGCACGACCCAACCCCGAGTGGGACAGCGACAGCCCCGATCCGGCCACCAGCACCGCGCCGTATCGCATCTTCAACATCGGTAACAGCGATCCGGTGCATCTCTCCGAGTACATTGAAGCGATCGAGGAGGCACTGGGCCGGAAGGCCATCCGGGAACTGTTGCCGTTGCAGCCGGGTGACGTGCCTGCCACCTATGCCGACTGCCGCGAGCTGGAGAAGACGGTGGGCTACAAGCCTGCCACGCCGGTGAGCGAGGGTGTGGCCAACTTCGTGGCCTGGTATCGGGAGTTTTATCAGGTGTGA
- the tviB gene encoding Vi polysaccharide biosynthesis UDP-N-acetylglucosamine C-6 dehydrogenase TviB — translation MLTIDEVRLGVIGLGYVGLPLAVEFGKVLPTVGFDIDTRRVNELIDHVDHTLEVDATQLAEAWQLSFSSDAEALRRCNVYIVTVPTPIDASHCPDLSLLITASQTVGGVVQPGDVVIYESTVFPGATEMYCIPVIERVSGLAFNQDFFAGYSPERINPGDKEHRVTSIRKVTSGSTPEVADFVDSLYRRVIAAGTHKASSIQVAEAAKVIENTQRDLNIALMNELAVIFNRLGLDTEEILEAAGSKWNFLPFRPGLVGGHCIGVDPYYLTHRAQQVGYHPEVILSGRRINDGMGAYVANQLVKKMVKRRLQVQDARVLVMGLTFKENCPDLRNTRVVDILSELSDYNVVVDVYDPQVNKAEAERVYGIRLVERPEADAYDAIILAVAHREFRELRAEVIHSWGKPEHVLYDLKFVLPKRDVDLRL, via the coding sequence ATGCTGACGATTGATGAGGTACGCCTGGGCGTCATCGGCCTGGGGTATGTCGGGCTGCCGCTGGCGGTGGAGTTCGGCAAGGTGTTGCCCACCGTGGGCTTCGATATCGACACCCGGCGGGTAAACGAGTTGATCGATCATGTCGACCACACCCTGGAAGTGGATGCGACCCAGCTGGCCGAAGCCTGGCAGCTGAGCTTCTCGAGCGATGCCGAGGCTCTGCGCCGCTGCAATGTCTATATCGTTACCGTACCGACGCCCATCGACGCGAGCCATTGCCCGGATCTTTCGCTCTTGATCACGGCCAGTCAAACCGTGGGGGGGGTGGTGCAGCCGGGAGACGTGGTGATCTATGAATCGACCGTGTTTCCTGGCGCCACCGAGATGTACTGCATCCCCGTGATCGAACGGGTCTCTGGCCTGGCCTTCAACCAGGACTTCTTCGCGGGTTATAGCCCCGAGCGTATCAATCCCGGTGACAAGGAGCATCGCGTCACCTCCATCAGGAAGGTGACCTCGGGTTCCACGCCGGAGGTGGCTGATTTCGTGGATTCGCTCTATCGTCGGGTCATTGCCGCTGGCACCCACAAGGCCAGTTCCATCCAGGTCGCGGAGGCGGCCAAGGTGATCGAGAATACGCAACGAGACCTCAATATCGCCCTGATGAACGAGCTGGCGGTGATCTTCAACCGGCTCGGCCTCGATACCGAGGAGATACTGGAAGCGGCAGGGAGCAAATGGAATTTTCTGCCGTTCCGGCCCGGCCTGGTAGGCGGGCACTGTATCGGTGTGGACCCCTACTACCTGACCCATCGCGCACAGCAGGTGGGGTACCATCCCGAGGTGATCCTCTCGGGGCGGCGCATCAATGATGGGATGGGGGCCTATGTGGCCAACCAGCTGGTCAAGAAGATGGTCAAGCGTCGCTTGCAGGTGCAGGACGCGCGGGTGCTGGTGATGGGGCTGACCTTCAAGGAAAACTGTCCCGATCTGCGCAACACTCGGGTGGTGGATATCCTCAGTGAACTCTCCGACTACAACGTGGTGGTAGATGTCTACGACCCTCAGGTGAACAAGGCCGAGGCCGAGAGGGTGTATGGCATTCGTCTGGTAGAGCGTCCCGAAGCCGATGCCTATGATGCCATTATTCTGGCGGTGGCCCACCGGGAGTTCCGCGAGCTCAGGGCCGAGGTCATCCATAGCTGGGGGAAACCCGAGCATGTGCTCTATGACCTCAAGTTTGTGCTGCCCAAGCGGGACGTGGATTTGAGGCTTTGA
- a CDS encoding glycosyltransferase family 4 protein — protein MTHHKKYRELSRQAVVVLVSNTSWYLYNFRRGTIVALRKAGYRVVALAPEDEYSHCLVEELGIVYVPLPMEGKGTRLLGEGRSLLTLASMLQRLKPAFVFNFTVKANIYSGLACRMLGIPYANNVSGLGTAFLHDSWLFRRVRSVYGVANRGARRVFFQNQEDHDLFLSHGLLRATLTTVLPGSGMDTTRFTFSPLPVPDPFTFVMIARLLGDKGVREYVQAAGQVRAAHPDSRFLLIGPHGASNCTAITEAEVQRWQASGVVEVLGEQCDVRPFIQRAHVLVLPSYREGMPRTVLEAAAMGRPAIVSDVPGCRQSIVAGRTGWLCEVKSADSLAQCMRRCIALPRAELQAAGEAARTRIEAEFDERIVVAAAFDCLHDARTGRGEVLSWLPTHRE, from the coding sequence ATGACCCACCACAAGAAGTATCGAGAGTTGTCCCGCCAGGCTGTGGTGGTATTGGTCTCCAATACTTCCTGGTACCTCTACAATTTCCGCCGCGGCACGATCGTGGCGCTGCGCAAAGCGGGTTACCGGGTGGTAGCGCTGGCGCCGGAGGATGAGTACTCCCACTGCCTGGTGGAGGAACTGGGTATCGTGTATGTGCCGCTGCCCATGGAGGGCAAGGGCACCCGGCTGCTGGGCGAGGGTAGAAGCCTGCTGACACTGGCCAGTATGCTGCAGCGGTTGAAGCCGGCCTTCGTATTCAATTTCACGGTGAAGGCCAATATCTATTCCGGTCTGGCCTGTCGGATGTTGGGCATTCCCTATGCCAACAACGTCTCCGGGCTGGGTACCGCTTTTCTGCATGATAGCTGGCTGTTCCGCCGTGTGCGTTCGGTGTATGGCGTCGCTAATCGTGGGGCGCGGCGGGTGTTTTTCCAGAATCAGGAAGACCATGACCTGTTCCTGAGCCATGGCCTGCTTCGTGCAACCCTCACTACCGTGCTGCCGGGCTCCGGCATGGATACTACCCGTTTTACTTTCTCGCCGCTGCCCGTCCCCGACCCCTTTACCTTCGTGATGATCGCCCGCCTGCTGGGCGACAAGGGCGTGCGCGAGTACGTGCAGGCGGCGGGTCAGGTGCGTGCTGCCCACCCCGATAGTCGGTTCTTGCTGATCGGCCCCCATGGGGCCAGCAACTGTACCGCGATCACCGAAGCCGAGGTGCAGCGCTGGCAGGCGTCAGGCGTGGTCGAGGTCCTGGGCGAGCAGTGCGATGTGCGGCCCTTCATCCAGCGGGCACATGTGCTGGTCCTGCCTTCCTATCGTGAAGGGATGCCCCGCACCGTGCTGGAAGCCGCCGCCATGGGGCGGCCCGCCATCGTCTCCGATGTGCCGGGCTGCCGCCAGTCGATCGTGGCCGGTCGGACCGGTTGGCTGTGCGAGGTAAAGAGCGCTGATTCGTTGGCCCAGTGCATGAGGCGGTGCATTGCCCTGCCCCGGGCGGAACTGCAGGCCGCAGGCGAAGCGGCGCGTACGCGAATCGAGGCGGAGTTCGATGAGCGCATCGTCGTGGCGGCAGCATTCGATTGCCTTCACGACGCCAGGACAGGGCGCGGCGAGGTTCTTTCCTGGTTACCGACGCACAGGGAGTGA
- a CDS encoding EpsG family protein: MLPYWILFLIPAVGVLAPYRLTPASRPVVWWLVGSLFALIIGLRFEVGGDWGAYLAYLDRASAMTLFEVFMREDPGYYLLNWLAVNLGGNIYWVNLVCGVIVMAGVVAFARYQPLPWLALMVAVPYLIIVVAMGYTRQAVALGFILLGLVALSDGRVRIFVVWVLIGAAFHKSAVLMLPVAGLAASQSRLTSLAWAASATLIGGYLFLFDSTDELWANYVEADYQSEGGLIRVLMNAVPAVLFLVLQRYLQLKEDERRLWWWLSVLAIACIPLVVMSSAATDRVALYLIPLQIFVFSRLPLICLDSRWPTLIVLSVVTYYAAVLLVWLMFAANSQSWLPYQLVWLV, from the coding sequence ATGCTGCCTTACTGGATTCTCTTCCTGATTCCCGCCGTGGGGGTACTGGCGCCATACCGGCTGACCCCCGCCTCTCGCCCCGTGGTGTGGTGGCTGGTCGGTAGCCTGTTCGCCCTAATCATCGGTCTGCGCTTCGAGGTCGGGGGCGACTGGGGGGCGTACCTGGCGTATCTGGACCGCGCCTCAGCCATGACCCTGTTCGAGGTGTTCATGCGTGAGGACCCGGGCTATTACCTGCTCAACTGGTTGGCGGTGAACCTGGGCGGCAACATCTACTGGGTGAACCTGGTCTGTGGCGTCATCGTGATGGCTGGGGTAGTGGCCTTTGCACGCTATCAGCCGCTGCCCTGGCTGGCCCTCATGGTGGCGGTGCCCTACCTGATCATCGTGGTGGCCATGGGCTACACCCGCCAGGCGGTGGCGCTGGGGTTCATCCTGTTGGGCCTGGTGGCCCTCAGCGATGGCAGGGTGCGCATTTTCGTGGTCTGGGTGCTGATCGGCGCGGCTTTCCACAAGTCGGCGGTGCTGATGCTACCGGTGGCAGGGTTGGCGGCCAGCCAGAGCCGACTCACCTCCCTGGCCTGGGCGGCGTCGGCCACGCTGATCGGCGGTTATTTGTTCCTGTTCGATTCCACCGACGAGCTCTGGGCCAATTATGTCGAGGCCGACTACCAGTCCGAGGGTGGGCTGATCCGCGTACTGATGAATGCCGTACCGGCAGTGCTCTTTCTCGTGTTGCAGCGATACCTGCAACTCAAGGAAGACGAGCGCCGCCTGTGGTGGTGGCTCTCGGTGCTGGCCATCGCCTGCATCCCACTGGTGGTGATGTCCTCAGCCGCCACCGACCGCGTCGCCCTTTACCTGATCCCCCTTCAGATCTTCGTGTTCTCACGACTTCCGTTGATTTGTCTGGATTCACGCTGGCCGACGCTGATTGTGCTCAGCGTGGTGACCTACTATGCCGCCGTGTTGCTCGTGTGGCTCATGTTCGCAGCAAACTCCCAGTCCTGGTTGCCGTACCAACTGGTGTGGTTGGTATGA
- the asnB gene encoding asparagine synthase (glutamine-hydrolyzing): MCGCTGFLTGGSPSLAELRGQVMGMADTLRHRGPDDAGVWVDGEAGVALGHRRLSILDLSPAGHQPMHSACGRYVIAFNGEVYNHLEVRQKLEAENCKNPPVWRGYSDTETLLTAFSRWGVEATLQVVVGMFAIALWDRQSRILTLARDRFGEKPLYYGFARGTVDGDAGRVNGTGPLLFGSELKALMAHPEWQGTLATDALEGYLRFGCVGSETSIFQGVAKLPPGCLVQVSPADVLASELPSPRVWWSAQQAAREAMQAGRIEEPEAAISVVEQALGQSVRHRMLADVPLGAFLSGGIDSSLIVALMQQQADRPVRTFSVGFDDARYDESTHAEAVAAHLGTEHLTLQATSRMAVDLVPHLPELFDEPFADSSQLPTALVSRLTREHVTVALSGDAGDELFGGYNRHLWVPRIWHQLKRLPLPARRALAVTLKAIPSHRYDRLMQLGGRLLPSQLHLRTFGEKLHKLAAVLASPGERALFAGVAAMNHQPAALLAGQAPGKASEGLFPALQQFTGVEWMLLMDTLHYMVDDVLVKVDRASMASSLEVRVPFLDPEVFHTAWRIPAEIKLRDGQGKWVLRQLLYRHVPRELIERPKMGFAVPLDAWLRSPLREWAEDLLSTASLAELPRLDSRQVRKLWQAHLKGQGHHAQQLWAVLQLLAWQRRWQPGLP, encoded by the coding sequence ATGTGTGGTTGCACGGGGTTCCTGACAGGCGGCTCGCCCTCACTGGCCGAGCTGAGAGGCCAGGTCATGGGAATGGCGGATACCCTCCGGCACCGTGGGCCCGATGACGCGGGTGTCTGGGTCGATGGTGAGGCGGGCGTGGCGCTGGGGCACCGTCGGCTCTCCATCCTCGATCTCTCGCCGGCTGGCCATCAGCCCATGCACTCGGCCTGCGGGCGGTATGTGATCGCCTTCAATGGCGAGGTCTACAACCATCTGGAAGTTCGACAGAAGCTGGAAGCTGAAAACTGTAAGAACCCTCCGGTTTGGCGTGGGTATTCGGATACCGAGACGTTGCTGACTGCCTTCAGCCGGTGGGGAGTCGAGGCGACGTTGCAGGTGGTCGTTGGCATGTTCGCTATCGCGCTGTGGGATCGGCAATCCCGCATCCTGACCCTGGCGCGGGATCGCTTCGGCGAAAAGCCGCTCTACTATGGCTTTGCCCGAGGCACTGTGGACGGCGATGCGGGGCGGGTCAACGGCACCGGCCCGCTGCTGTTCGGCTCCGAGCTCAAGGCGTTAATGGCCCATCCCGAGTGGCAGGGCACACTGGCGACCGACGCCTTGGAAGGTTACCTGCGCTTCGGCTGTGTGGGCAGTGAGACCAGCATCTTCCAGGGCGTGGCCAAGCTGCCGCCGGGGTGCCTGGTGCAGGTGTCGCCGGCCGATGTGCTGGCCAGTGAACTGCCGTCCCCGCGGGTCTGGTGGTCGGCGCAGCAGGCCGCGCGTGAGGCCATGCAGGCCGGGCGCATCGAGGAACCCGAGGCCGCCATTTCCGTGGTGGAACAGGCACTGGGCCAATCGGTACGCCACCGCATGCTGGCCGATGTGCCGCTGGGGGCCTTCCTGTCCGGCGGTATCGACAGCTCGCTGATCGTGGCGCTGATGCAGCAACAGGCCGACCGGCCGGTGCGCACCTTCTCGGTGGGCTTCGATGATGCCCGCTATGACGAATCCACTCATGCCGAGGCGGTGGCGGCCCACCTGGGCACCGAGCACTTGACGCTGCAGGCCACCTCCCGAATGGCGGTCGACCTGGTGCCCCACCTGCCCGAGCTCTTCGACGAGCCCTTCGCCGACTCTTCCCAGCTGCCCACCGCGCTGGTCTCGCGACTGACCCGCGAGCACGTCACGGTGGCGCTCTCCGGCGATGCCGGCGATGAACTGTTCGGCGGCTACAACCGCCACCTCTGGGTGCCGCGGATCTGGCACCAGCTCAAGCGTCTGCCGCTGCCGGCTCGGCGGGCCCTGGCGGTGACGCTCAAGGCGATTCCTTCGCACCGCTACGACCGGCTGATGCAGCTGGGGGGCCGGCTGCTGCCGAGCCAGCTGCATTTGCGCACCTTCGGCGAGAAGCTGCACAAGCTGGCGGCGGTGCTGGCCAGCCCCGGCGAGCGGGCGCTGTTCGCCGGGGTGGCCGCGATGAACCACCAGCCCGCTGCGCTGCTGGCCGGGCAAGCGCCAGGCAAGGCGTCGGAAGGCCTGTTCCCGGCGCTCCAGCAGTTCACCGGCGTGGAGTGGATGCTGCTGATGGATACGCTCCACTATATGGTCGACGACGTGCTGGTGAAGGTGGACCGCGCCAGCATGGCCAGCAGCCTGGAAGTACGCGTGCCCTTCCTCGACCCCGAGGTGTTCCACACCGCCTGGCGAATTCCCGCCGAGATCAAGCTGCGCGACGGCCAGGGCAAGTGGGTGCTGCGCCAGCTGCTCTACCGTCATGTGCCGCGCGAGCTGATCGAACGGCCCAAGATGGGCTTCGCCGTGCCGCTGGATGCCTGGCTGCGGAGCCCGCTGCGGGAGTGGGCGGAGGACCTGCTCTCCACCGCCAGCCTGGCCGAGTTGCCCAGGCTGGATAGCCGCCAGGTGCGCAAGCTGTGGCAGGCCCATCTGAAGGGGCAGGGGCACCACGCCCAGCAGCTCTGGGCAGTGCTGCAGTTACTGGCCTGGCAGCGCCGGTGGCAGCCCGGGCTGCCCTGA